Proteins from one Danaus plexippus chromosome 2, MEX_DaPlex, whole genome shotgun sequence genomic window:
- the LOC116765281 gene encoding negative elongation factor E: MVYLHFPSNLTEEELMLQAKYQKLKKKKKALQALKAPKQEPEKPILPKRPTEARDAREIARKLIKSGAIQAIKSPPPQPQNATFKRPRAGRERKLSGSTGAAGGIASYQPFSASQEPPPPEEKASARVKYLYDSFVTAREKEEKSARNQGPGESSNSSGKTTSLQIVGSKITEELLRRRLASFEPFTFTQEPDEEKVYLTFETTDMATHAHSALEGCEEGWRVSYVRKTPQPGSWTPSATARNTQPAPQKDAKRTLLIYDDIFE, translated from the exons ATGGTTTATCTACATTTTCCATCAAACTTAACTGAAGAAGAATTAATGCTTCAAgctaaatatcaaaaattgaagaaaaagaagaaaGCACTTCAGGCTCTCAAAGCACCAAAACAGGAACCAGAAAAGCCAATATTACCTAAACGGCCGACTGAGGCTCGTGATGCTCGAGAAATTGCTCGCAAACTTATTAAGAGCGGAGCCATCCAAGCAATCAAAAGTCCGCCCCCACAGCCACAAAATGCAACTTTCAAGAGACCAAGAGCAG GCAGAGAACGCAAGTTGAGTGGTTCAACAGGAGCGGCAGGTGGAATTGCATCTTATCAACCATTCAGTGCTTCACAAGAACCACCACCTCCTGAAGAAAAAGCATCAGCCAGagttaaatacttatatgacTCCTTTGTAACTGCAAGGGAAAA GGAAGAAAAGTCAGCCAGAAATCAAGGTCCTGGAGAGTCATCGAATAGTAGTGGCAAAACTACTTCTTTACAAATTGTAGGCAGTAAAATCACAGAAGAGCTATTAAGACGGCGTTTGGCATCATTTGAACCATTTACTTTCACCCAAGAGCCAGATGAAGAAAA ggtGTATCTGACATTTGAAACCACTGATATGGCAACTCATGCTCATTCTGCACTCGAGGGATGTGAAGAAGGATGGCGCGTTTCATATGTTAGAAAAACCCCACAGCCTGGATCTTGGACACCTTCAGCAACAGCGCGCAATACTCAGCCTGCTCCACAAAAAGATGCAAAAAGAACATTATTAATCTATGAtgatatttttgaatga